CAGTAACCTCGATGTAATTGGCACTTTTTCTGAGGAATCTAAAATAACTTGGCTTTCCTTGTGTATCAAAAATATGATAAATACCTGCCTCTTTTGCTACAAATTTCAACTCGACAAGGTCACTAGGCGTAGTCACTACATCTGTTTGAGAATCAGGGTCAGGAACATATTGAAAGTTAAGTTCTCCTCCTGAATCTGTTTTGGTAACAATCGTCACTTCATCATCCTCATTCAAAGATAGACTCATATACCTACCCGTATTTGCAGAAGAGTTTACATACACCCTACCTGTATAACCTGTTACACCACCAATATTTTCATCATAACGAGTTAGGTTGCCATTGGTAGATCTCAATCGATCATTTCCGCCACCTACCCATGACAAACTACCTGCACTCCAACTACTCGGTAAAACATTCCCTGTACTACCTACGGTGATGGAAGAATCGTACCATCCATTGATGACATCTTCGGTGAGGTGATTGTTGTAAAGCGTTGAATCCAATTGCTCTGCTGCAAAATCCCAAACATCTATTTTGCCATTTCCAGGATCAACGGCAGCCGCATTTTCTATACTTAAACCGTGAATATACACTTCAGCCGTTGGGAAATCTGTACTTTTAAGTGTTGCAGTAACAACTCCTTTGGCACCTGTATAAGAAAAATTAACTGGAAAAGCATCTACTGCTGCTTCAATATTTTGAGCTGCAATCGTACCCAATACAGTACCATTTGCATCGGTTATTTCAAAAACAGCATCTACTGCAGAACCATATTGATCAACAATAAATGTGATAATGGCATCTCCAGCCACTATTATTTCAAAAGTATTGCCAGGAAAAAAGACACCTCCATGAGAAGAATCATGGTATCCAAATTGCAAGGCTTCCTCATCCGTATTGCTGTTGATGGTCAAAATTCCATCGCCTGTAATGAAGGTAGAATAGCGCAAAGCCGAATAGCTTATTTGTGGAAGTTCAGAACCATCAAAAAAGTTGTAAGTATAAGTTTTCCCTAGTTCTGCTACGACTTCAATGCTATTGTCCGCTACTTTTACAATATAAGAAGTTGGGTCTGATGTGTTGTTTGTATAAGTTATCAGCAATTCATCGCCACTTACTTCTACTTTTTCAATATCTCCTGCAAATGTTGGAGTATAAGTTGATAATTCTGCCCCTCCTAAATTTATCAAAATTGAAGCAAAATCCAAAGTAGTGCTGATGACAGTGCCTTCGCTTACTATTACTCTGGGTTCACTTATAGCATCAACTCCTGATTCAACAGTAATTTCTACATCATTGATGGTAATAGTTCCCGATTTTTGTACCCAAGGAGTCAAAGTCACTTCAAAAGGCACAGGAACAGTTTCGATGTAGGGAACATAATTCGTACCAGTGAAATCCAGAGTCACAACGCCTGCTTCTCCTACATACAAGAAGTCCACAGTCGAGCCATCATTACCAAAATTCCCAGTAGTCATTGAAGCTTGAGAAGCGATATCAAATACCCCAGTAGTACTGGAAACATCAATCGTTCCATCAGAAAATTGACTTCCACCTACTTTTATAGTAGTATTACCTTCAACTTGCAAATGAATTTGATTGCCTGTTTTAAAAAAACATCCATGTTGTCCACCATTGTAACCATAAGCATTGCTCGAACCAACGGTAATTCCCAAAAGTCCCATGTTGATATCCGACTGTCCATCAGTTGTTGTTGGAACGATACTTCCATCTCTGAAATCGTAGTAATAGATAATATTATCTTCTGCTATTGAAGCCTCTGCTCCCGATTTTGAAGGTATCACTTCAATTTTAGGTAGATAAAGGTCATTTCCACTACCTGCTACTAACTTGAAGTTTAAAGTACGCCCTGTTCCAGAGTAAACAAAATCATAGGTATCCTCCAAATCATTGACCACTTTAGTTTCGTGTGTTCCTAAATCACCAGTTTCTACTGATGTACCTACCATGTTTAAACCTGAGTGCTTAGAACCTATAAATCTAATAGTACTGCTTCCTAACACGGTAATATTAATTTCACCATCGACTTTCATATTAAGCCCATATTGCTCACCATGATGACTGTAATTACCTGATAGCGTAAGCGAACCATCTTCACTTTGACCAGCTGCAATTAAAGATCCATCTGTAAAATCGTAGGTTGTCTGGGCTTGAACATGAAGCCCTATTAGTAAAAACCAGAAGACTAAGAGTAAAATTTTTTGTTTCATTATGTTTGTTTGTTTGTAGAAATCAATCAATCGTAAATGATGATTTTTGGGAAGAGAATATTGTATAAAATGGTAATATTGCTTTAGTTAAGTAGAATTGTCTTCAACCTTACCTGTGTAGCAAACGTAGCTCTTTCTTCCTCTTAATCCTTTTCCATATTTAACTATTGCTATACAAAAATTAACAAGTCAAGGAGAAAAAGTAAGAATTTCCTTTTTCAAATGATTCAAAGCCATAGTATCATTTTAATTAAACACAACTTTTTCAAATTTTTACAAATAAAAGAAAACAACATAAATTCTAACCTTGGAAATAACGCAAAAATTCTTACTCTTTTTTTACTCCATAACTTACAATAGACCTATCTTTAAGAATAAATCAAATTTTCATTAGACAGTATTGATGCCATTAAAATCAGTAAACCTACTTATCTTCTTTTTAGCTTTCGGATATTTTTCGAGTATAAAGGCTATGGAGCCATACATCCCCGATATTGTAAATCCTCTTTCTGAATCTTGGCGATGGAAACACTTCCCAGAATTAGAAGGAAAGGGAGTGCGTGATATTGCAGAGGGAGAAAATGGCACTGTTTGGATAGGAGTCAATGATGGTATTTTTGAATACAATGGTTATCAATGGCGATTACACAAAAATCAGAAAAACGGATTAAATGATGCGCCTATAGAGCAAGTACTCATTGCAAAAAATGGTTTAGTCTATGCCGTTTCTGCCAAACAGATTTTTAGATATGATGGCAGTCATTGGGAACCTCTTTTGAAGTCACCAAATAATTTCAGCTTCAATTTTATTAAAATTCAAGAGTTTTCTGATGAAAGCATCATGGTTAGTTCCGAAGTAGGTGTCTTACATATGTATCCATGTGGCGAACAATACTTTTATACTTCTTCTCGTCGAATTGAAGCATTAAAAGCTCAACAATTAGATTTCAATTGGATACGGTTTCCAGAAGCGGTTTTGGCAGGGGATGATTTCGTTAATGTGTCCGATATTTTAGAGCAAAAATCAGGTGAAGTTTGGTTAGCATTGACTTTTGGAGAGAAAGGAAGATTAATTAAGTTTCAGCCTTTAAACAAACCTTCTACCTACATCACCGAATACGAATATTTTACCTCCAATAAAGACATTCAATTTGGAGAATTTCAAAAATTAATTGAAGCCGATAACCACGAAATTTGGGTTGTAAATTCATCCTTCAAAATACCCATCAATATTTACAGCGATGGAACATGGCGTAAAATCCAATTGAGTGAATTATTCGGAAGTGATGAATACACCAACGATATTGTTCAAACCAATGATGGAACTATTTGGATTGGTGCTTTGGGAAAATTATACGCTTTTAGAGATGAAAAGTGGACCATTTATGATGCCCCAAAATATAAAATTCCCGCAAATAAACTTCAACTTCATAAAAGTCAAGCCAACAAACTTTGGATTTCGGGATTGAAATCCAAAGTTTATCTAGTGGACTACTCCTCAGATAGATGGATTACCTACAATGGGTTGAATTTTCAATGTGAAGCAGGGAATGAAGAACAATGGTTTCTAGATGTGGAAGGTAAAGCCATTGCAAAAAACGGAAATCGCTGGATTGCCTGGGATGTGGAAGATGGTTTTATTGATGCCCCTGTAAAAATTTTTGTTACTCAAAAAGGGCAAATATGGGCAGCAGGTTCTCATCAAGGAGTAGCCGCAACAGCTTTTTTGAAGGATGAACAGTGGTACAAACAACTGCATCCAACTCTCTCTTGGGGAATTGATTATCGAGCAGTCTTTGAAGCAATGGATGGCTCTATATGGTTTGGAGGAAGCGTAGATACTGAAAATGAAAAGGGACAGTTGAGTGGTGTATTGCAGCTTGTCAATCCACAGGCGAGTTCTCTCAAATGGATACACCATAAATACAATGAAAATGGATTGGATCAATCGAATGCTTATGGTATTGGGCAAACTCCTGATGGTAAGATATGGATAGGAGGCAGCAGATTGTTTTTTTGGGATGGAGAAAAATGGGACCGTCCTCCAAATGAACGACTGGCCCAATTCACGAATATTGTAGCCAGCACCCAAGACCAATTAATAGTAGGATCAAGGTATTATGGTATTTTTATTTTTGATGGAACAACTTGGGAAAACTACAACACCGAATCAGGACTTACCAACAATACCATTATTAGTATTGATGCCATTTCCAATGATAATATTTGGGTAGCTACTGAAAATGACATTTGTCACTTTGATGGCATCAGATGGCAAAACAATATTTTCCCCATTGAAATGAACATGGATTTTGAAGGTGGAGATATTAACCATTCCTCTGATAGTTCTGTCTGGATTAACCGTTCTGATAGAAGTTGGAAAAGAAGGGCTTTTTCTTACAATAAAAAACAGCCAAATCTTTACAAAAACTTTGTCACCCACCGATACACTCCTGATGATGTTCCACCTGAAACTAAAATCACTTTCTTTTCAAAGGAAGTTTCTTCGGATGGGAATACCATCATTCAGTGGGAAGGAAAAGACTTTTTTGAAGAAACTGCAAATGAAAAACTATCCTATTCTTATCGCTTAAATGGAGGCTCTTGGTCGACATTCTCTACTGAACAACACCACACTTTTTTGAGCCTCTCCAATGGCAAATACCGCCTAGAAGTTCGCGCAATGGACTTAGCATCTAACATAGATGAAACACCCTCTGCGGTAGATTTTATTGTCCAGGCTCCTGTCTGGAAACGGGCTTGGTTTATCACATTGGTTGCCTCTTTTTTAGCCACTATTTTTATATTCAGCTATTATATATTTTCCAAAAACAAAGCGTTAGAAAAACTAAACACCAGCCTACATGAGGTTAACGAGAAATTGAAATCAAAAGGAAAGAAAATACAACTCCAAAATAAGGAAATCTTAAAGCAGCAAAAGGTAATCTTAGCACAATCTAAATCACTAGAAAACAACAACAAAAACTTAGAAGAACAAAATCAAAAAATTCAATGCCAGCGAGACAAACTGGAAAAAATGGTCAGCCAAGTTGAAGGATTATCCAAAGCCAAATTGAGTTTTTTCACCAACATATCACATGAACTAAGAACCCCTTTGAGCTTAATTTTAGGTCCTATAAATCAATTGAGAAATCCAAAAAACACACATTCTGAACACGAAAGAAAAACACTTTACGACATTGTAGAACGCAATGCTTCAAGACTGCTAAAACTCATCAATCAATTGTTGGAAATTCGAAGCATCGAGAACAGTTCTATGGCCTTACAATTAAGAGAAACGAATTTGGATCAATTCCTTTTCAACATAACCGAGCTTTTTCAAAACCTTTCGAAAAAAAGAAATATTCCTTTAACATTTCATTCTTCGGTGGAAGATGAAATCGTCTTATTAGACACCGATAAGATTGAAAAAATCGTTGTCAATCTATTGTCTAATGCCTTCAAACATACGCCAGATGAGGGTATAATCGGTTTGTGTTTAAAAAAGGTAAGTGCATTCGAGTATGATTTGCCGAAAGAACATCTCGAATATTTTTTCATTCAAGTCAAAGATACCGGTAGTGGCATTTCACCAGAGGTGATGGAACATATTTTTGAAAGATATTATCACCAAAAAAGTATAGACAATACGCAAGAAAGTACAGGGATTGGTTTATCCTATATCAAAGATTTGGTTAGCATTCATCAAGGCATCATACAGGTAGAGAGTGAACTGAATAAGGGCAGCCATTTTAACATTTTCATTCCTGTCTTTTTGCAAAAAGAAGACTCCTTTTCTATTCATTTTACGGATTTGAATTATGACTATGCCCAACAAGAAATTCAACTATCCCTTGCAGAAATCAAAGAGGAATTGTTGGGGATAAATGCAATACCTGATAATTTAGATCCAAGTCGTCAGAACATACTTATAGTAGAGGACAACCCTGATATGCTAATCTTTCTACAAGGATTGCTCACTAAAGAATACAATATTGTGAGTGCCGAAAATGGATTGGTAGCACTGAAAATTGCAGAAAATCACAACCTAGATTTAATCATTAGTGATGTCATGATGCCTGAAATGGATGGCTTGGAATTTTGTAAAAGAATAAAAAAGAATTTTGCAACCAGTCATGTTCCCATACTGCTGCTAACTGCAAAATCACTGGAAGACCATGCAATGGAAGGATATGAGGTAGGAGCTGATGATTACATCACCAAGCCATTCAACCCAAAAATTTTAGTGCTAAAAATTAGAAATATTTTACAACAAAAAGCTGCTTTCCAAAAAAGGCTCAACCGAAATTTTCAAATAAAACCTAAAGAAATAAAACTCACCTCTCCAGACGAAATTATGCTCAAAAACTTGGTAGAATTAATGGAAAACAATGTGGACAATTCTGACTTCAATGTCAACTCTATGTGCCAAAGCGTTAATCTCAGCCACATGCATTTTATCAGAAAAGTAAAACAACTCACGGGAAAACGCCCCATTGATTTACTGAAATCTTTCCGAATGAAAAGAGCCAAAGATCTATTGTCTCAAAATAAAATGACCGTATCCGAAGTCGCTTATAGCGTTGGATTTGAAACTCCCAGCTCTTTTAGTCGGGCGTTCAAGAAAGAATTTGGCGAAACACCAACAGGTTTTTTACAACAATCTTAATTGGTACTTCAAATCAAAAAAACGCAATACAGAAACTTACCTCCATATTGCGTTGTACATTATTTCACTTCAATCCTCCTGCTAATCCAAATTCGGCTGAGGAGTTGTTCTCAAATAAGGTTTGATAACCTTATGACCTTTCGGAAATCTTGCAGGAATGTCCTCCGTAGCAATTGAAGGAGAAACCACCACATCTTCACCTTGTTGCCAATCAGCAGGCGTTGCAACACTATGATAGGTTGTCAGTTGAAGACTGTCAATCACCCGTAGAATTTCCAAAAAATTTCTACCCGTTGAAGGAGGATAAGTCAAGGTCAATCGCACTTTTTTGTCGGGATCAATCACAAAGACAGTTCTCACTGTAGCTTTTTCAGAAGCATTGGGATGAATCATATCGTACAAATGTGCAACATGACCATCTTCATCAGCAATCAAGGGAAAATTCACCGTCACATTTTGTGTTTCTTCAATGTCCTTAATCCAACCTTCGTGACTAACCAATGGATCTACACTAACTGCAATGGGTTTTACATTACGTTTTTGAAACTCTCCACTCAAAGCTGCCGTACGTCCCAATTCAGTAGTGCAAACAGGCGTATAATCCGCAGGATGTGAAAACAATAAACCCCAGCTGTCACCAAGCCATTCATGAAAATTAATCTCACCCATTGAAGTTTTTGCAGTAAAATTTGGAGCAATATCTCCCAATCGAATTGACATAGGGTAATAGGTTTTTTAGTTAAATAATTGTATTGTAAAAAATC
The Chitinophagales bacterium genome window above contains:
- a CDS encoding response regulator, which codes for MEPYIPDIVNPLSESWRWKHFPELEGKGVRDIAEGENGTVWIGVNDGIFEYNGYQWRLHKNQKNGLNDAPIEQVLIAKNGLVYAVSAKQIFRYDGSHWEPLLKSPNNFSFNFIKIQEFSDESIMVSSEVGVLHMYPCGEQYFYTSSRRIEALKAQQLDFNWIRFPEAVLAGDDFVNVSDILEQKSGEVWLALTFGEKGRLIKFQPLNKPSTYITEYEYFTSNKDIQFGEFQKLIEADNHEIWVVNSSFKIPINIYSDGTWRKIQLSELFGSDEYTNDIVQTNDGTIWIGALGKLYAFRDEKWTIYDAPKYKIPANKLQLHKSQANKLWISGLKSKVYLVDYSSDRWITYNGLNFQCEAGNEEQWFLDVEGKAIAKNGNRWIAWDVEDGFIDAPVKIFVTQKGQIWAAGSHQGVAATAFLKDEQWYKQLHPTLSWGIDYRAVFEAMDGSIWFGGSVDTENEKGQLSGVLQLVNPQASSLKWIHHKYNENGLDQSNAYGIGQTPDGKIWIGGSRLFFWDGEKWDRPPNERLAQFTNIVASTQDQLIVGSRYYGIFIFDGTTWENYNTESGLTNNTIISIDAISNDNIWVATENDICHFDGIRWQNNIFPIEMNMDFEGGDINHSSDSSVWINRSDRSWKRRAFSYNKKQPNLYKNFVTHRYTPDDVPPETKITFFSKEVSSDGNTIIQWEGKDFFEETANEKLSYSYRLNGGSWSTFSTEQHHTFLSLSNGKYRLEVRAMDLASNIDETPSAVDFIVQAPVWKRAWFITLVASFLATIFIFSYYIFSKNKALEKLNTSLHEVNEKLKSKGKKIQLQNKEILKQQKVILAQSKSLENNNKNLEEQNQKIQCQRDKLEKMVSQVEGLSKAKLSFFTNISHELRTPLSLILGPINQLRNPKNTHSEHERKTLYDIVERNASRLLKLINQLLEIRSIENSSMALQLRETNLDQFLFNITELFQNLSKKRNIPLTFHSSVEDEIVLLDTDKIEKIVVNLLSNAFKHTPDEGIIGLCLKKVSAFEYDLPKEHLEYFFIQVKDTGSGISPEVMEHIFERYYHQKSIDNTQESTGIGLSYIKDLVSIHQGIIQVESELNKGSHFNIFIPVFLQKEDSFSIHFTDLNYDYAQQEIQLSLAEIKEELLGINAIPDNLDPSRQNILIVEDNPDMLIFLQGLLTKEYNIVSAENGLVALKIAENHNLDLIISDVMMPEMDGLEFCKRIKKNFATSHVPILLLTAKSLEDHAMEGYEVGADDYITKPFNPKILVLKIRNILQQKAAFQKRLNRNFQIKPKEIKLTSPDEIMLKNLVELMENNVDNSDFNVNSMCQSVNLSHMHFIRKVKQLTGKRPIDLLKSFRMKRAKDLLSQNKMTVSEVAYSVGFETPSSFSRAFKKEFGETPTGFLQQS
- a CDS encoding peroxiredoxin — translated: MSIRLGDIAPNFTAKTSMGEINFHEWLGDSWGLLFSHPADYTPVCTTELGRTAALSGEFQKRNVKPIAVSVDPLVSHEGWIKDIEETQNVTVNFPLIADEDGHVAHLYDMIHPNASEKATVRTVFVIDPDKKVRLTLTYPPSTGRNFLEILRVIDSLQLTTYHSVATPADWQQGEDVVVSPSIATEDIPARFPKGHKVIKPYLRTTPQPNLD